The genomic stretch AGTCCCAGAATGGAGGTCATCCGTCAGGGAAAAATGGTACATCAATCTATCTCACCAGCCAGGTGAAGGTTCTCACGTAATTTCTGTTCTGATAGATTTACTTTCTATAGACAAGAGACTGTAGGCATGATATGGAGAGCCCCTGGTCTTCAGAGGTTATCTCACACGGCCAATGCACATGCTAATACTGTCACCGAATATTGTCCCTTTCATTAATCTATGAGTAATGAATAAGGGATACATATTTCTGGTTGAATATATTTGGTATTCTTACTGCTCTGGCTACACATTCTGATCCAGTAGGTTGAGCACAAGGGCATTCTTTTTTATCACCTAGGACAAATTTTGAAGTATTgagaaaaacactgaaataaaacatACAGGGTGGGGagtttcctagtggtccagtggctagtaCCCCAGGCTCCCACTGCAGGctcccaggttccatccctggtcagggaagtagaccCCAAGTGCCGCAaataagatccagcacagccaaaaaaataaataagaaaaaggaaatgaaatatcaAATGTTAAAAGTacttgtttaaaagaaaagacaaggGTATGTCTCAGGGTCGGGGAAGAATAGTATGTATGCTACAGTAGTTTAGGGCAGGAGTctagtcccagctctgtcactgacCAGCCTTAAGTATTTTGGCACAAAACCAAACTCTAACTCTATGAGCCTCGGGCTCTCCACTCTGAAGTGAGTTTTATAAACCCTGCCATGTCAGGCTGGtggaatatatgtatttatggaaAGCATCTAACACAGCACCTGTCTCTATTGAGAAATTAGAGGCAATTCAGTTATTATGATTATCTTGACCTCACATATTACATCAGCTGGGTTTCTCTTTTTGCATCTATCAGATGTCAGAAACTATGCAGCGTtctaactgaaagaaaaataaaaatgaccgcACCTCCCCAATCAGCCAAAATTCTGCTTAGCAATGAAACCAAAGTAATATATTCTCTCCACTCCCTCTTTACCCTGcttctttcttgttcttcttgAAATAGAGTATCTCAGCCTCTTCTGTAGAATAACAGCTTCCCTGGAAACTATAATTGAATGGGCAGACTGGGAGGTTCTTTGACCAAACAGCGCCAGTACAGGCCTGAAAGATTTCTTTGAAGCAGATGCTCAATTAATGTTTGTGTAAAAGAAGAGCCACAAATAAATCATTTGCTATAATTTATATTCTCAAACATTCTTGAAAACCATAAGCAGATCCAAGGATATATCTTATACATTTACAAAATAGGAGACTATAACAGAGAGTACAGCAAACCAAAAATTGAAGAACTTTCAGCTCTCTCTCTATGTATCTATGTTCTGAGCTTCTATTAGTGTGGTGTCTTTCACATTTCTAAGGCTATTCTTATCCTAAAGTGATGTTATTCTCATCTGGGATCACAAAAAGGATTTGAGGATTTCCAATATGCATTTCCAAAACCAAAATTCCTACTCATAAATTTGACAAACAGCAAAGTGTGTGTGACCCATGTTATTCAAATACTTGTATCATCAACCTAAAGACGCTTTCTGTTGAAAAAAGAAGGAACTGAAaactggggggggtgggggtggggggtggggcaagTCAACAGGAACACAGGCTGATGACAGGCTTTTCTGACCACAAAGTGAAGAATGGCCTTCAGCCCACACTAGGGGCGAGATGACCAGCTGGATGCGGCCCTAGCGTGGGCACTGGCCGAGACAGAAGGGCCAGCACTGGCTGCAGCAGAAATGCCAGGCATGGCTGAGGCAGGATGCTCAGCCTGGGCTGCAGCAGAAGGGCCATCCCAGACCGAGAAAGAAATGCCTGCAGTATCCCAGACAGACGTGCCAGCCCTGCCCGAGGCAGAAGTGCCAACGCTGGCTACAGCTCTGGCGCTGGTGCTCTCTACTACCTCTCCGGAAGACTCCTCAAAATGCTCCAGGAAGGTAGCAGGGACCGTATCGTTGACCTTGGCCAAAAACTCCAGGACTTTCATCTTGTTGGATTCCATGAGTGCTCTcggaccccacaggaactcatagcgagGGGGATCGCTGCCTGGCACCTGGCGGTACTCCACGTACTCTTCCCGCACCAGATCTTCTGTGAGGAACTTCCTGGTATCTCCAAAGATGAAGTGCCTTCTTCCATCATAGATGCCCAGAAAATTCAGGATCTTCCAGATCTTCTCCTCAGAGAGGCGGTGGCCATTCATGTAGATGACACCCAGAAGAGGCATCAGAAGACCATTCTTCGGCAGCCCCCGGTCACTTCTCATAGACTCACTGTCACTGAGATCTAGGTTGCTCACCAGGATATAGGAGTGACCGTCGGGCCTGACTTCCTTCAGGACCAGGCCAAACATGATCTCTATGTGCTTAGAGGCTCTCCTGAGGATCTCAGGGAATTGCCCCCTGTACCTTTTATTGATTGCCTTCAGCATTTCTGACCTCTTAATGAGCTCCCTCTCCTTATACTTATACAGCATCTTCTGCACCAACACCTGCACCTTCATGGTCAGAGGATCTGTGTGAGAGCTCTCAGCAGCAGCTGAGGCCTGGGAGGAATTTCCACCTCCCTGACCATGGCCCTCGGCACCGACACCAGCTCTTGAGCGTGCTGCGGCACCGTCACTAGCTCTTGCATGTGCTGCACCACAGACATCAGCTCTTGAGCGTGCTGCAGCACCGACATCAGCTCTTGAGCGTGCTGCACCACAGACATCAACTCTTGAGCGTGCTGCAGCACCGACATCAGCTCTTGAGCGTGCTGCACCACAGACATCAGCTCTTGAGCGTGCTGCAGCACTGACATCAGCTCTTGAGCGTGCTGCATCACAGACATCAGCTCTTGAGCGTGTTGCAGCAACGACACCAAATCTTTTGGGTATAGCACCTGCAGCAGCACTGGTGGTGCCTTGGGCTCCCTGAGGCTCCTTTGGGGTGCCAGCAGCTGAGGAGCTTGAGGGAGCACTCTCTAAatcaggaggggaggaggaggtggtctCTTCTCCCCTAGAGGTGGTGGCTTGATCATGAAGGACCTGGGTCTCAGCCCGGGCCTGGTGATGTTTCTCATGACCACAGACCTTACTCTTCTGCCTACGGGGCATGATCGCCGTGGACAGGAACTACAGGCAGGAGTCTGGGTCAAAGGACAGGAGATTGGTGCACCTGGAGGATGGAGGATGAGGCGATGTGAGCAACTTAAAATGGGGAGATTCCACCTTGACTTTATCAAAGGCCGCCTCTGCAGGTGTCCTTGAGGACACTGCCCGAGGAACCCACAAGACTCCTGTTTTGTGCTCAGCTGTCCCCAAAGAATCACACAGAGGAGGAACAGAGGCCTTCGATTTTCCCTCTGCATCCTCTCAGCCCTGCTTTGGATTTACCAGCATTGCGGTCCTCTCAGCTCATCTTTAGTATTACCATGTCAAGCCTTGGCAGAGCCTGGGCACCCTTCCCTCTGCTACTCTGATGCAGACAACTTTAGACCTCCACATCATCCAGAAGCCAAGTGAAGGGATATCTCAGGCCACCTTCCTCTCAGGGGATACCCAGTGGTGAGGGCTCAGTAGGGTTTTTTCCACCCAGAGTTCACTGGGATCACCATTCATGGTCCTTACCTTGGCTCCTTAAAACATTGGGCACCATTCTCCATTTGCTGACTGGTGGCTGTACCTTCAGACTAGACATTTCCCCTCCCCTAGACTTGGTATAAAGTGGTGAAGTAGATGCTCAACCTCACAGCCCTTCCCTGAGATTTCCTGGGCTCAAATCCAAGGGATGGGATAAATGCACCGAGTACTCACTCAGGTTCCTCAATTGGGCTCCTGGCAGAGAAGCTCCTCTTTCTCCTGAATTGATGCCTGTGAGATAGTAAAAGCCAATCAGCCTGTGTCCCAACAGGAGGAAGTAAGATGACCTTATCTTACCAAACACAGTCTTCTAAGAACAGGTGCTATTACAGGCAGGTTGATGTCCCTGTGCTCCCACACAGGATCCCAATTCAAGGTCTATAatatctttttgcttctcttttcttctctctctcttttcataattaaatttatttactattaattggaggataattgctttacagtattgtttttgtttcagccacacatcaatatgaatcagccataggtatactgtatttcccctccctcttgaaactccctcccagctcccagcgcatcccactcctctaagctatcacagagcaccgggtttgAGCTCTCTGTGTCATACCACTAATtctcactggttatctattttacatatggtaatgtgtgtgttttcaatGTTACTCTTTCAGTCTGTCCCTCCATCTCTTTCTCCCAGTGTCCAcgaatctgttctctatgtctgcaaatccactgctgccctgcaaataggttcatcagtaccctCTTTCTGAAagccatgtatatgtgttaatatacaatattggctttcctctttctgacttaattcactctgcaTAAAAAATTAGGACTAAAATTACCACATGagccaacaatcccactactttGCACATCCCCTGAGGAAACAGTAACttaaaaaacacttattttcCAAAGTTCGTTGCAGCATCTTTAAAATAGCCAGGGCATAGAAGCAACCAAGGCCTACATTTGATTTATGACAGGATCTAAGATTTCTCAGTCTGCTGACCACGCCCCTCAGACATGGGTGGAGTGGTCTGAGGGGAGCTGCATCCCCTTTAGCCCGCAGTGAGAACCACCATGTATTCTTGAGGTCTCAAAGGGATGATGACAGGGAGGATGTGGTCTGAATGATGTGGTGTGGAAGATCCCCACAGACCCGAGATTCTCA from Cervus elaphus chromosome X, mCerEla1.1, whole genome shotgun sequence encodes the following:
- the LOC122689946 gene encoding melanoma-associated antigen B1-like isoform X2, encoding MPRRQKSKVCGHEKHHQARAETQVLHDQATTSRGEETTSSSPPDLESAPSSSSAAGTPKEPQGAQGTTSAAAGAIPKRFGVVAATRSRADVCDAARSRADVSAAARSRADVCGAARSRADVGAAARSRVDVCGAARSRADVGAAARSRADVCGAARSRAGVGAEGHGQGGGNSSQASAAAESSHTDPLTMKVQVLVQKMLYKYKERELIKRSEMLKAINKRYRGQFPEILRRASKHIEIMFGLVLKEVRPDGHSYILVSNLDLSDSESMRSDRGLPKNGLLMPLLGVIYMNGHRLSEEKIWKILNFLGIYDGRRHFIFGDTRKFLTEDLVREEYVEYRQVPGSDPPRYEFLWGPRALMESNKMKVLEFLAKVNDTVPATFLEHFEESSGEVVESTSARAVASVGTSASGRAGTSVWDTAGISFSVWDGPSAAAQAEHPASAMPGISAAASAGPSVSASAHARAASSWSSRP
- the LOC122689946 gene encoding melanoma-associated antigen B1-like isoform X1, translating into MPRRQKSKVCGHEKHHQARAETQVLHDQATTSRGEETTSSSPPDLESAPSSSSAAGTPKEPQGAQGTTSAAAGAIPKRFGVVAATRSRADVCDAARSRADVSAAARSRADVCGAARSRADVGAAARSRVDVCGAARSRADVGAAARSRADVCGAAHARASDGAAARSRAGVGAEGHGQGGGNSSQASAAAESSHTDPLTMKVQVLVQKMLYKYKERELIKRSEMLKAINKRYRGQFPEILRRASKHIEIMFGLVLKEVRPDGHSYILVSNLDLSDSESMRSDRGLPKNGLLMPLLGVIYMNGHRLSEEKIWKILNFLGIYDGRRHFIFGDTRKFLTEDLVREEYVEYRQVPGSDPPRYEFLWGPRALMESNKMKVLEFLAKVNDTVPATFLEHFEESSGEVVESTSARAVASVGTSASGRAGTSVWDTAGISFSVWDGPSAAAQAEHPASAMPGISAAASAGPSVSASAHARAASSWSSRP